TTGTTAGAAAGatcaagagaatttaaattttCCAACTTCGAAAAATGAGAAAAGTTCACAAGACCACTGAAATCATTTGATGACATATCCAAATATTTGAgattttttagaaattcaaaGATCGAATTTGGAAAATCACCTTGAAATTTGTTATTAGAGAGAGATAAACAAGTCATTGAATAAGTGGAGAATTTGCTAATTAGCCCTGTTAGCTGGTTCATGCTAAGATCTAGCACTGTCAATGAAGACAAAGAATAGCACCAGTCTGGAATTGTCCCATTTATAAAGTTATTACTCAAATGTAGTTCTTCTAGTTTTGAAAGTGTGACATTTTTGCTTGGAATTGGGCCGATTAATTGATTATATGACAGACTTAAGTAAGAAAGTTGAGTTAGATCAAATAATGATGATGGCAGCTGGCCTCCTAATTTATTATATGACAAATCTAAAAAAGAAATCTGGGTTAGACAAAACAATGATGGCGGTACTTGACCTTCTAGACTGTTAGAAGAAAGATCCAAATAATCCAATTTAGTGAAGTTGTCGAACAGGTCTGGGATCTGACCACTGAACGCATTACGACTAAGAGCTAAGTAGGTGAGATGTTTGAGGTTTGAAAGTAAAGATGGAATCTCACCATGAAGTAGTCTATTTCCTGAAAGGTCCAAATGAGTTAGTTGAGTGAGGTTCCACAAAGACACAGGAATTAATCCATGAAATCGGCATTGGTATAGCCGTAGTTTGTTAAGAGACTTCAAATGCGAAATGGAATCAGGTATTTCTTCCGAGAAAGCTGTCCAAGAGAGGTCCAAGATCCTTAGAGGAGTGCTCCAATTGGACTTTGGAAGTTCACCTTTCAGCTCTTCATTGTCATTCAAACTTAGTTCTTCAAGATTAGTTAAACCAAGTATACGAGTTGGAAATTTTCCATGCAATCCAGTGTCATCAAGACTCAGGATCAACAAAGAGGATGACAAATTCATTAGCAAAGACAATGATGTATCTCTGATAGAAGACATGTTTACGCCATCGTCTAGAACCAGCTCTTCCAAGTTAGTGGTGTTACCAATGAGTTTGCTCCATGTGGATTCATCAAGTCTCAGTTCATTATACGAGAGATCAAGTGAGAGTAATTTAGACAAGTGTGAGATTGTGGACGGAATATGACTGCTAAATGATGAGAATGATAGATTGAGATGGGTGAGACTCACAAGATTACCAATTCCAGGATATATCGGAGACTCAGAGAAGTCATTGAAGGCAAGGTTGAGTTGTTGAAGATGCGTGAGATGGAAGAGTGTGCTGTTGGGATGAAACTCACCTTCAAGCATGCTGCAACTCAGGTCAAGCCCAATCACGTGTCCTGACGTGGTGTCGCACGTGACCCCATCCCACTCGCAACAATCAGTACCGTTTTTCCATGATGCTATCTTGGGATAAGAAGAGAAGAACCAATAATCATCGTACCATAGTGAAGGCTTGATGGCAAATGAGTTCTTGAGTTGGAGCAAGTTTGAGTTATCATGGTGGTTGCACAGTGGCAACACCGATGAGCAAGTGGAAGATGGAGtatcaacaagaagaagaaaaagcaacaaGAGAGTAAAACACCTCATCATTATGATGTCACAATAATAATGTTTAGATTTTTAATGTATTGAGTGTGGTGCAGGGCATCGAATGCAACTCATGAATGCAAATTTATATAGATAAGCCTCTGCGTATGGAATATGCTTGAAACTTAGTTTGATAGTGTAGTGTGTGGTACTGGCTATTCGCATTTTTCCACAACATTTTTCTACAACCTCATCGCATTATTCCatgcataaattaaaaataatacgtTTAACTAATTGGTGTCATAATCGTCATTATTAGATACTATTTCAATGacctctttatttttttcagcGTGTATACTATACGCTTATAGCACTAATGCAAGCTGAATTTTATAAGATTGTGCAGTTAAATAATTATGACAACACTGCATAAAAATAGAGTTGTAAGCAAAATTTCCGTCTTTCTTCAAAGTTCAGTACTTTCTATCTTAATTATGCCTCTGTACGTATATAACttaattcttatatatatatatataatggtatAAGATTAAGAATGAAATCTATCATGTCAGTCTAACTCTTATATTCTTGTCGAATGTCATTAgtattattaaaaattgaagTCCATTATAAGACTATAATGGACAGTTGGAACGAACTAATAACAAATAAATCTTTTTCTGGGATAAGCTGGACTAATGATGGCTTTAAAATTtaacttaatttaatttatattgggCAAGCCAGGCCACAAGGGTTTCTTTCCCAGTCAAGATAAACCAAATAGTGCTTTGCTGGGTAGCATGATGACAGGACTCTCATACTTTGATTTAAAACATTATTTGTTTGATTCGATAGTATATTATTTTGGGCACTGATTTTCCACAAAGCGCGTTGCATAACAAGTCTCATAACCAGGGAAGTTTCATGACTACGGAGGGAGAATGAAGAAGCAACAAGCCAATATCAATATGAGTGATAAGCAATgcaaaatgatatttttaattttagttttcttcCATTCCTTTCAAATTTTCTCACACACTTAATCAAAGTAACAAATCTTTTTCATGGATGCTCAACATGTGAAAATTGAACCACCAATAACATGCCAATTGAAAAAAAGACTCTTCATACTTAGCGCTAAGAAGAGTTGAACAAGTCCAACCCTTCCTCACCAtctaattaaatttgaaaacaatttttttctaattaaaattcttaccacaaacaagaagaagaattggTTTCTATAAGAACAATCATGCATATAGTGTCATATACAATAATACGGTATTTTCAATCAAAATATCATCCCTATTAAAAATCTAATATATCTATATGAACTGAAAATTAGTTCTATTTACAGTCCAATTTCATTTCATATATATTATCAAATGCGATAAGATGTAGAGACGAATATCTTTCTTAGAAGTGCTCCAATTGTtttagattaatttaaaattcaaaacacaTTAAATAAAAGCATAAAATTAGTTAACCATAATAAGTTGACAACatggtattttttattaagaattttcacatgaaacaaaatataatatGCGAACAAATTAAAGTTCAAAGATTCATAATTTTATGCgatttaaattgaaaataacATAACAGAATTTAAATCTAGTTTACATAAAACGAACTTAATCcatgataatttttttgtaaatcGAAAATAATATTCTAACCCATTTGGCACATAAAATTTGTAAAATGATATATACCGTAtgtatttaatttagtttcaaTTCTATTCGAAAATTGTAAATCTTGATATGCTTTacatttgaaattttgaatgtgtgagtatatataatatattctCTAATACATCAATAAACTATATAATAACTCAAGCAAGCTATgacaaatttattttaaatcaaaacaaaagcaacagatcatcaataataggTTTTTTTATCTTCAATTCACAAGTTAAAATAATAGATGACTCATGTATAGTCTATTCATTGATAAAAATGGCGTATTTTGGATGAGGGATCTTGCATTATAGAGTGCATGCTAAAAACATTTTTACAAAATGTTTAAAATTAACTTAATCAATGCTGCATGAAACTTAAGAACACTGAAAGAATATTATAATGTCATATATAATCTTACCGTGTCTTCAATCAAAGATTCAAAATGTCATCCCTACTGATAATctgaaattatatatatcacATTAATGGAGAATACTTCTTTACACAACCCAATTTAATTTCATAATATTTTCTTTATCAAATGCGATAAGATGTAGACTAACATCTTTTTTTTGGAAGTGCGTGCTTACAGTATTTTTTGATTCATTTAAATTTCAATATGACCACTGAGCTCTGAATTCCATGACAAACTTAGATAATCCAAGTATGGCAACTCAGTCCCTTGAAGACTCAAGGAGACCAGAGAGGATAGATGCAACGATGATCACTATCGTTTTTCCATGATGCGTTGTGTTGGAATAAGAGGAGCGCACCCTTGATCGATCATTGTACAAAGAAGTGTTGATGGCAAATGAGAGTTCTAGAATTGGAGCAAGTTTGAGTTGTCATGGTGGTTGCACAGTGGCAACACCGATGAACAAGTAGTGGAAGATGGagtttgaagaagaaaaagaagcaacaaGAGACTAAAACAAAGCACAAAAaacttcatcatcatcatcatgttACACtgtttagattttttatttatttgaagtTGGGAAGGAGTATATGCATG
The Arachis stenosperma cultivar V10309 chromosome 7, arast.V10309.gnm1.PFL2, whole genome shotgun sequence genome window above contains:
- the LOC130940312 gene encoding receptor-like protein 7, producing MMRCFTLLLLFLLLVDTPSSTCSSVLPLCNHHDNSNLLQLKNSFAIKPSLWYDDYWFFSSYPKIASWKNGTDCCEWDGVTCDTTSGHVIGLDLSCSMLEGEFHPNSTLFHLTHLQQLNLAFNDFSESPIYPGIGNLVSLTHLNLSFSSFSSHIPSTISHLSKLLSLDLSYNELRLDESTWSKLIGNTTNLEELVLDDGVNMSSIRDTSLSLLMNLSSSLLILSLDDTGLHGKFPTRILGLTNLEELSLNDNEELKGELPKSNWSTPLRILDLSWTAFSEEIPDSISHLKSLNKLRLYQCRFHGLIPVSLWNLTQLTHLDLSGNRLLHGEIPSLLSNLKHLTYLALSRNAFSGQIPDLFDNFTKLDYLDLSSNSLEGQVPPSLFCLTQISFLDLSYNKLGGQLPSSLFDLTQLSYLSLSYNQLIGPIPSKNVTLSKLEELHLSNNFINGTIPDWCYSLSSLTVLDLSMNQLTGLISKFSTYSMTCLSLSNNKFQGDFPNSIFEFLKNLKYLDMSSNDFSGLVNFSHFSKLENLNSLDLSNNKFLSIDHNSSVDYVLPKLESLYFSSCSVTVFPSFLARLQNLRSLDLSNNKIHGKIPNWFGDNLLHTWKSMDFIDLSFNQLQGDLPIPPNGTYYFSVSNNNFTGGIPSTLSLSRQLILSHNHLSGTIPSMFCNGTFLYALILSHNHLSGVIPQCLGAVPDLMILDLQVNNLHGNIPTNFSQDNNFQTIKLNNNQLDGSLPRSLSNCTWLEVLDLAENNIEDVFPSWLEGLQELQVLSLRANKFHGTITSFGAKHPFPKLRIFDVSNNKFSGPLPTSFFENFQGMKDLSNSTHHPRGLSYMRSSLSFTGRLYNDSVVVSIKGQFIELVRILTTFTTIDLSNNMFEGEIPHVIGELSSLKGLNLSHNKISGMIPITLGNLTSLEWLDLSWNQLKGEIPMALTNLTFLAVLNLSENQLKGMIPTGEQFNTFQNDSYRGNPMLCGFPLSKSCDNDKEQPPSVFAEAKESLFGWKAVAVGYGCGVVFGMFLGRLFIKTAKPLWLARLLCGYT